The Nitrospira sp. KM1 genome includes a window with the following:
- the rsfS gene encoding ribosome silencing factor has product MIYTKGTPIAQTSKATALAIARAMLDKKATDVLVLHVAKLTSVADFLVLGSAESDRQTRAIADHVDGVLSQSGSGPLSIEGKASSQWVLMDFGDVVVHIFRHDARHHYGLERLWADAKSIPVPAEAVNGTAEPPKPSRLKRERATRRA; this is encoded by the coding sequence ATCATTTATACTAAGGGGACCCCGATCGCACAAACATCCAAGGCTACTGCCCTTGCCATCGCCAGAGCGATGCTCGACAAGAAAGCGACAGATGTCCTGGTGCTTCATGTCGCGAAACTGACCTCGGTTGCCGATTTTCTTGTTCTTGGCTCTGCTGAATCAGATCGACAAACCAGAGCCATTGCCGATCATGTTGACGGCGTCTTATCCCAATCCGGGTCCGGCCCGCTCAGTATCGAGGGAAAGGCCTCTTCGCAGTGGGTCCTGATGGACTTCGGCGACGTCGTCGTCCACATATTCCGGCACGATGCGCGCCATCACTACGGACTTGAACGTCTTTGGGCCGATGCCAAGAGCATTCCAGTTCCTGCCGAGGCGGTCAATGGAACGGCGGAGCCACCCAAGCCGTCCCGGCTGAAGCGAGAACGGGCGACCAGGCGAGCATAA
- the nadD gene encoding nicotinate-nucleotide adenylyltransferase, with protein MRLGLFGGTFNPVHNGHLSIARQTREVLELDRILFIPTGDPPHKTEIALATSRDRSEMVRLAIESEPTFELSDIEIRRTGKSYSIDTVRSLRQSYGHQTDLLFLIGLDAFLDLPSWREPEALLRLCSFVVIFRPGTSFQSLHALPLLPAIPRQALLDLDAGRTARVDIACGRQRVICLRLASCDISASEVRARIRQGHSLANLLPSEVESYIIQHHLY; from the coding sequence AAACGCGCGAAGTGCTCGAGCTCGACCGCATCCTCTTCATCCCCACCGGGGACCCGCCTCACAAGACGGAAATCGCCTTGGCCACATCCAGGGACCGATCCGAAATGGTACGGCTGGCCATTGAGTCTGAACCGACGTTTGAATTGTCGGACATCGAAATACGTCGGACCGGCAAATCCTATTCGATCGACACGGTGAGATCACTCCGGCAGTCCTACGGGCACCAGACCGATCTCTTATTTCTAATCGGGCTCGACGCGTTCCTTGACCTCCCGAGTTGGCGAGAACCTGAGGCACTGCTGCGTCTCTGCTCATTCGTGGTCATATTCAGGCCGGGAACCTCCTTTCAATCATTACATGCACTTCCGCTTCTGCCGGCTATTCCACGACAAGCTCTCCTGGACCTCGATGCCGGACGGACTGCGCGTGTAGACATTGCGTGTGGCCGTCAACGAGTCATATGCCTTCGATTAGCATCGTGCGATATCTCTGCATCGGAGGTTCGAGCGAGAATTCGTCAAGGGCATTCCCTGGCTAATCTATTGCCCAGCGAGGTGGAGTCCTATATAATTCAACATCATTTATACTAA